A DNA window from Ostrea edulis chromosome 5, xbOstEdul1.1, whole genome shotgun sequence contains the following coding sequences:
- the LOC125651441 gene encoding enhancer of mRNA-decapping protein 3-like → MSSAYVGCIVSLDCGEVLGMYQGQVTCINNGSQELTITKAFRNGLKCPVSEITLNASDIKELKIVKNPTEAITITDKQSTPSKLSPENNNNDNPSPVKIIDKPVSVFSEKQFNESCNIRNGSNRGSQEGNLNANTKRMTNGHTMNSPINGVSQHMPNNGNGYNRYTPPYENGSRYVRHTPTKEDHQRPRRNSTSETRVRNSSAAKKIEFRRKVQSQSREDCFSAPSESYLQDFDFEKNLALFDKKAVFEEIESSNPELTKVVETKKPQKYRFDENVLQSAPVVYQQIKVPKSVPSKNSFVTDSGLVVPSISYEWRKKLFESAENLGFKQERQIEMVGRSACEMVLQLLGGSTRLNPQNGHQLPKVMVLCGPHLQGAYGINCARQLSNHNVKVQVFMPGHVKAPAFMEDELNLFDSSDGKMTASLQDLSSSAVDIIINAMDTHGNTQYNQQGWFIACSEWANHNRAPVLSLDPPTDGTSIQTKWSLAICLPLTGKDNTSQVYLCDLGFPKKVFTDHGIEYISPFSHKFIIPLHS, encoded by the exons ATGTCATCAGCATATGTGGGCTGTATTGTCTCCCTTGATTGTGGAGAGGTTCTTGGGATGTATCAGGGGCAGGTAACCTGCATCAATAATGGTTCCCAGGAGCTGACCATTACCAAGGCGTTCAGGAATGGACTGAAATGTCCAGTATCGGAAATCACTCTCAA CGCCTCAGATATCAAAGAACTAAAGATTGTGAAAAACCCAACAGAGGCCATTACAATCACTGATAAACAGTCCACGCCATCCAAACTGTCTCCAGAAAACAATAATAACGATAATCCCTCTCCCGTTAAAATCATAGACAAACCTGTCAGTGTGTTTTCTGAGAAACAGTTTAACGAATCGTGTAACATAAGAAATGGCAGCAATCGAGGTAGCCAAGAGGGCAACCTGAACGCTAACACAAAGAGGATGACCAATGGACATACAATGAACTCTCCAATCAATGGGGTCAGTCAACACATGCCAAACAACGGAAACGGTTATAATAGGTACACGCCGCCTTATGAAAATGGCAGCAGGTATGTGAGGCATACCCCAACTAAAGAGGATCACCAGAGACCCAGGAGAAATTCCA CATCTGAGACACGAGTGAGAAACTCATCTGCAGCGAAGAAGATCGAGTTTCGCAGAAAGGTTCAATCACAGAGTAGGGAGGACTGTTTCAGTGCCCCCTCAGAGTCCTATCTTCAAGACTTTGACTTCGAAAAAAATCTTGCCTTATTTGACAAGAAGGctgtatttgaggagatagaaAGTTCGAATCCCGAACTTACCAAGGTGGTGGAAACTAAAAAACCACAGAAGTATAGGTTTGACGAGAATGTTCTTCAGTCAGCGCCTGTTGTATATCAACAAATCAAAGTGCCAAAATCTGTTCCCTCAAAAAATTCCTTTGTGACAG ATTCTGGGTTAGTGGTGCCCAGTATATCGTATGAATGGAGGAAAAAGTTGTTTGAGTCCGCGGAGAATTTAGGGTTTAAGCAAGAGAGACAGATTGAAATGGTGGGACGCTCAGCTTGTGAAATGGTTCTACAGCTCTTGGGTGGTTCCACACG CTTAAATCCACAAAATGGCCACCAGTTGCCCAAAGTGATGGTTCTCTGTGGGCCCCATCTGCAGGGGGCATATGGGATAAACTGTGCCCGACAACTGTCCAATCACAATGTTAAAGTTCAGGTCTTCATGCCTGGTCATGTCAAGGCTCCTGCTTTCATGGAAGATGAGCTGAACTTGTTTGACTCCTCCGATGGCAAAATGACTGCTAGTTTACAAG ACCTATCATCAAGTGCCGTGGACATCATTATCAATGCCATGGACACACATGGAAATACTCAATACAATCAACAGGGTTGGTTCATTGCCTGTTCAGAATGGGCCAATCACAACAGAGCACCAGTTCTCTCCCTTGACCCACCAACAGATGGCACAAGTATCCAAACAAAGTGGAGTCTTGCCATCTGTCTTCCACTAACAGGAAAAGACAATACCTCCCAAGTGTACTTATGTGACTTAGGGTTTCCAAAGAAGGTGTTCACAGATCATGGTATTGAGTATATTTCACCATTCAGTCACAAATTCATTATTCCTCTCCATTCCTAG